One window of the Lactococcus lactis genome contains the following:
- a CDS encoding M24 family metallopeptidase, which translates to MSKIERISAFLNDKEVDMTFITNPTTLNYLTGLAIDPHERIAGLMIFRDSTPMLFTPALEVEKAKEHTSGLDIFGYEDSQNPWEVVKNHVKSDVKSIAVEFSDIPLAKTEGLKAQFGDINFVNLTPLIERMRLIKSADEIEKMKVAGDFADKCFEIGFATAAERNGVTESDIVAKIEYEMKRMGVPQMSFDTLVLSGARAANPHGAPENVEIQENKLLLFDLGVMSGGYASDATRTIAIGQPNDFDAEIHKIVKEAQQAAMDFIKPGVTAHEVDAVARDLITKAGYGEYFNHRLGHGIGMDVHEYPSIVAGNDLVIQEGMCFSNEPGIYIPGKVGVRIEDCLYVTENGCESFTHTDHDLLIF; encoded by the coding sequence TTGAGCAAAATTGAACGTATTTCAGCTTTTCTGAATGACAAGGAAGTCGATATGACTTTCATCACTAATCCGACAACTCTAAATTATCTAACAGGGCTAGCAATTGATCCCCATGAACGAATTGCTGGGCTGATGATTTTTAGAGATTCAACTCCGATGTTATTTACTCCTGCTTTGGAAGTGGAAAAAGCTAAAGAACACACAAGTGGTCTGGATATTTTCGGATATGAAGATTCTCAAAACCCTTGGGAAGTTGTTAAAAATCATGTAAAATCAGATGTTAAATCAATTGCTGTTGAATTTTCAGATATTCCTTTAGCTAAAACTGAAGGGTTGAAAGCACAATTTGGTGATATTAATTTTGTAAATTTGACTCCTTTGATTGAACGGATGCGTTTGATTAAGTCAGCAGATGAAATTGAAAAAATGAAAGTTGCTGGTGATTTTGCTGACAAGTGTTTTGAAATTGGTTTTGCCACTGCTGCTGAACGTAATGGTGTGACTGAATCTGATATCGTTGCAAAAATTGAATACGAAATGAAACGTATGGGTGTTCCACAGATGTCATTTGACACGCTTGTTTTATCAGGAGCTCGCGCTGCTAATCCACATGGTGCACCTGAAAATGTTGAAATTCAAGAAAATAAACTTTTGCTCTTTGACTTGGGTGTGATGAGTGGCGGATATGCTTCTGATGCGACACGTACAATCGCTATTGGTCAACCTAATGACTTTGATGCTGAGATACATAAAATCGTTAAGGAAGCTCAACAAGCTGCTATGGACTTCATTAAACCTGGTGTTACTGCACATGAAGTTGATGCTGTTGCTCGTGATTTAATTACTAAAGCAGGATATGGTGAATATTTCAATCACCGCCTTGGACATGGTATTGGAATGGACGTTCACGAGTATCCATCTATTGTTGCCGGTAACGACCTCGTAATTCAAGAAGGAATGTGCTTCTCTAACGAACCTGGAATTTATATTCCTGGTAAAGTAGGTGTGCGTATTGAAGACTGTCTTTACGTAACAGAAAATGGTTGTGAAAGCTTCACTCATACTGACCATGACTTATTAATTTTCTAA
- a CDS encoding CvpA family protein yields MILNLIILVALVWAFMVGYSRGLILQVIYSFGTIIAAFIAASNYKELAQKLSIWVPFSNATENSHLLLFSDKLLFQLDDAFYASISFLAIFIVVYAIIRLIGLFLHFALSPLGRNGKIIAGILGFAATYFGLQMVLMVLSLVPIAAVQSQLDASFLARFMVLHTPISSGILQNLFIENIVHINPLG; encoded by the coding sequence ATGATATTAAATTTGATTATTTTAGTAGCCTTGGTTTGGGCTTTCATGGTTGGTTACTCACGAGGCTTGATTTTACAAGTCATCTACAGTTTTGGTACGATTATTGCGGCCTTCATTGCAGCCAGTAATTATAAAGAGTTAGCACAAAAATTGAGTATTTGGGTTCCTTTTTCAAATGCCACAGAAAACTCACATCTCTTACTTTTTAGTGATAAGCTTCTTTTTCAACTCGATGATGCTTTTTATGCGAGCATTTCGTTTTTAGCAATTTTTATTGTCGTTTATGCTATTATCCGTCTTATCGGTTTATTTTTACATTTTGCACTTAGTCCTCTGGGAAGAAATGGAAAAATCATTGCTGGAATTTTAGGATTTGCGGCGACTTATTTTGGTTTACAAATGGTCTTGATGGTCTTGAGTTTGGTTCCTATTGCAGCGGTTCAAAGTCAACTTGATGCTAGTTTTCTAGCTCGTTTTATGGTTTTACATACACCGATTTCATCAGGAATCTTGCAAAACCTTTTTATTGAAAATATTGTCCACATTAATCCTCTAGGATAG
- the ccpA gene encoding catabolite control protein A has product MVESTTTIYDVARVAGVSMATVSRVVNGNANVKEKTRQKVLEAIAELDYRPNAVARGLASKRTTTVGVILPTITSTYFAAITRGVDDIASMYKYNMILANSDNDVEKEEKVLETFLSKQVDGIVYMGSSLDEKIRTSLKNSRTPVVLVGTIDGDKEIPSVNIDYHLAAYQSTKKLIDSGNKKIAYIMGSLKDVENTERMVGYQEALLEANIEFDENLVFEGNYSYEQGKALAERLLERGATSAVVSHDTVAVGLLSAMMDKGVKVPEDFEIISGANSPITQYTYPTLTSVNQPLYDLGAVAMRLLTKLMLKEDVEQNQLVLDHEIFSRRSTK; this is encoded by the coding sequence ATGGTAGAATCAACAACAACAATTTATGATGTGGCACGTGTCGCCGGAGTGTCAATGGCAACCGTTAGTCGTGTTGTAAATGGAAATGCAAATGTAAAGGAAAAGACGCGCCAGAAGGTCTTAGAAGCTATTGCTGAGCTTGACTATCGTCCTAATGCAGTTGCGCGCGGACTCGCAAGTAAACGTACAACAACAGTTGGTGTTATCTTGCCAACCATCACTTCAACTTACTTCGCAGCGATTACTCGCGGGGTTGATGATATCGCTTCCATGTATAAATACAACATGATTTTAGCTAATAGTGATAATGATGTTGAAAAAGAAGAAAAAGTTTTAGAAACTTTCTTATCAAAACAAGTTGACGGAATCGTCTATATGGGTTCATCTTTAGATGAAAAAATTAGAACTTCCCTCAAAAATTCAAGAACACCTGTCGTTTTAGTTGGAACAATCGATGGAGATAAAGAAATTCCATCTGTTAATATTGATTACCATTTGGCTGCTTATCAATCAACTAAAAAATTGATTGATAGTGGAAATAAAAAAATCGCTTATATCATGGGTTCATTGAAAGACGTTGAAAATACAGAACGTATGGTTGGTTATCAAGAAGCTTTGCTTGAAGCAAATATTGAATTTGATGAAAACCTCGTTTTTGAAGGTAATTATAGCTATGAACAAGGAAAAGCACTTGCTGAACGTTTACTTGAGCGAGGAGCAACTTCTGCAGTAGTATCACATGATACAGTAGCCGTTGGACTCTTGTCTGCAATGATGGATAAAGGAGTGAAAGTTCCTGAAGATTTCGAAATTATCTCAGGTGCAAATTCACCAATTACTCAATATACATATCCAACTTTAACTTCTGTTAACCAACCCCTTTACGATTTGGGAGCAGTAGCAATGCGTCTTTTGACAAAATTAATGCTTAAAGAAGATGTTGAACAAAATCAATTAGTTTTGGATCATGAAATCTTTTCTCGTCGTTCTACCAAATAA
- a CDS encoding NAD(P)/FAD-dependent oxidoreductase, with translation MQELDLIIVGAGPVGLYAAFYAGMRGLSVAIIESAQVPGGQPQNLYPEKLIYDIAGLPAVTGADLTKNLLEQLAQISHRLFLGESVQKIEKEEGIFSVTTDKSTRRAKGVLLTTGAGLLKPRKLGIDNEETLANEGKISYFITSLKEFEGKNVAVFGGGDSALDWSLMLEKVAKNVHLVHRRTAFRGHEITVDRVMNSNIQVHTPYTFSNLIENELELKKIKSEESLNFSIDKILVNYGFLTNQVTLAENLEVSRNGRVKADSMMQSNIEGLYVAGDASDYPGKMPLMSVGFGEAVHAINAMTKKLEFDHPLRGGHSSSIF, from the coding sequence ATGCAAGAATTAGATTTAATTATTGTTGGAGCAGGTCCTGTTGGTCTATATGCGGCTTTTTACGCAGGAATGCGCGGTTTATCAGTTGCAATAATTGAATCAGCGCAAGTTCCAGGTGGTCAACCCCAAAATCTTTACCCTGAAAAATTAATCTACGATATTGCTGGCCTACCAGCAGTGACAGGGGCAGATTTGACAAAAAATCTTTTAGAACAACTAGCACAAATCTCTCATCGATTATTTCTTGGGGAGAGCGTTCAAAAAATTGAAAAAGAAGAGGGGATTTTTTCTGTAACTACTGATAAATCAACCAGAAGAGCCAAAGGCGTTTTGTTGACGACTGGTGCCGGCCTTTTGAAACCTCGAAAGTTAGGAATTGATAACGAAGAAACTTTAGCCAATGAAGGAAAAATATCTTACTTTATCACTTCTCTAAAAGAGTTTGAGGGAAAAAATGTTGCGGTTTTTGGTGGAGGAGATTCGGCTTTAGATTGGTCATTAATGCTTGAAAAAGTAGCTAAAAATGTTCATTTGGTTCATAGAAGAACTGCTTTTCGTGGTCATGAAATTACAGTTGACCGAGTGATGAATTCTAATATTCAAGTTCATACGCCTTATACTTTTTCAAATTTGATTGAAAATGAATTAGAATTAAAAAAAATAAAATCAGAAGAAAGCTTGAACTTTTCGATTGATAAAATTTTGGTTAATTATGGTTTTTTAACAAATCAAGTGACTTTAGCTGAAAACTTAGAAGTCAGTCGTAATGGTCGCGTTAAGGCCGATTCAATGATGCAATCCAATATTGAGGGACTTTATGTCGCAGGAGACGCAAGTGATTATCCGGGAAAAATGCCCTTGATGTCCGTTGGTTTTGGTGAAGCAGTCCATGCGATTAATGCCATGACGAAAAAACTTGAATTTGACCACCCACTTAGAGGGGGACATTCTTCATCCATTTTTTAA